The proteins below are encoded in one region of Hordeum vulgare subsp. vulgare chromosome 3H, MorexV3_pseudomolecules_assembly, whole genome shotgun sequence:
- the LOC123444391 gene encoding nuclear pore complex protein NUP85, giving the protein MPGMPADSGGAIVRFSGEPKHAASAPPVRPIRHGVPPPISRVYISWSSGNLLQVACLRPPNPEEGAGRGAEEVAGSVVEVNLGVGAGNGGAEVEGEVDDAEMRRIEYGSVPAFALLQSRKNALADAAAMQHMHSVSEHAEWWQYVLEYSKTIGNLLGNPDSLPAFMIEDPRAILKVREKPTSLKAAWELLEIFYVDKELHSWLPERLVDWLADYDSLLTKTDGTVYCKLNNFQKKLINLQIVENDDDYWNGLSAALSVGWLDVVVNMLRFHGSYQLDQMDNRETENGLVEAVAVLVSTMPRMRPDLPKGKLGQCCKTRPDFIKTWEKWRGQVSKLECSAFWIQCSHQKTRDGLKNLLHIMLGNIKDLTAATSHWLELFASHFLYIRPFTVGFEGMHHLAQKCIQLKPSFDTNGLTGLLNGILSENPEVVLAECTTKFGPWMVAHGMELLAADNDYADIMLHEERPNFGGISIEELHRLVYAQVLCSHSLTWQIAPTYLSSCLNQGLGLLEILLLKQPIQDNRLVLKTLELCRLYELEDVGTNIMKIAGIYHWKHGRKGTGVYWFQQAHDKVRLDRIAQQLFERIGKSVADDNFKQWEGLLELLGSDIGSAGGLEFLHRYRDFKRSLQQALEGRTGEAARQTVEFLIQLMRNPSTPQRFWLPLLHDSVKLLNCKPHPLLNVAETTLLLNKLQELSMAKLRPDFCSNHLPIHALSSVRLALGSNLARAILEEA; this is encoded by the exons ATGCCGGGCATGCCGGCCGACAGCGGGGGCGCCATCGTCCGTTTCTCGGGGGAACCAAAGCACGCGGCGTCGGCACCGCCTGTGCGGCCCATCCGCCACGGCGTGCCGCCGCCCATCTCCCGCGTCTACATCTCCTGGTCAAGCGGCAACCTCCTGCAGGTCGCCTGCCTACGGCCTCCGAATCCGGAGGAAGGCGCCGGCCGCGGCGCGGAGGAGGTTGCCGGGAGCGTGGTAGAGGTGAACCTCGGCGTCGGCGCTGGCAATGGCGGCGCGGAGGTCGAGGGGGAGGTCGATGATGCGGAGATGCGGCGGATCGAGTACGGTTCAGTACCGGCCTTCGCGCTGCTGCAGAGCAGGAAGAACGCCCTCGCAGATGCTGCTGCTATGCAGCACATGCACTCGGTCTCAGAGCACGCGGAATG GTGGCAATATGTGCTCGAATACAGCAAAACCATCGGTAATCTTCTTGGCAATCCAGATTCTCTTCCTGCTTTCATGATTGAAGACCCGAGGGCAATTCTTAAG GTTAGAGAGAAGCCTACTAGTTTAAAGGCTGCCTGGGAATTGTTGGAGATATTCTATGTTGACAAAGAGTTACACAGCTGGCTTCCGGAGCGACTCGTTGATTGGTTAGCT GATTACGACAGCCTCTTGACCAAGACGGATGGCACGGTGTATTGCAAGCTCAATAATTTCCAAAAAAAGCTAATCAACCTGCAG ATTGTTGAAAATGATGATGATTACTGGAATGGATTATCGGCAGCACTGTCAGTTGGATGGCTTGATGTCGTG GTGAATATGCTACGTTTTCATGGATCATACCAATTGGATCAGATGGACAACCGTGAG ACAGAAAACGGGTTGGTTGAGGCTGTTGCAGTTCTTGTCTCAACCATGCCGCGCATGAGACCGGATTTACCAAAGGGTAAATTAGGCCAGTGCTGTAAAACAAGACCTGATTTCATCAAG ACATGGGAAAAATGGCGAGGTCAAGTAAGTAAACTGGAGTGCAGTGCATTTTGGATTCAGTGCAGTCACCAAAAAACTCGTGATGGTTTGAAGAATCTGCTTCACATCATGTTGGGAAATATAAAGGACCTCACTGCTGCTACTTCCCATTGGCTGGAACTATTCGCTTCtcattttctttatataagaccaTTTACGGTG GGCTTTGAAGGGATGCATCACTTAGCACAGAAATGCATACAACTTAAGCCGTCTTTCGACACTAATGGATTAACAGGCCTCCTTAATGGAATCCTATCAGAAAATCCAGAG GTTGTCTTGGCGGAATGCACAACAAAATTTGGACCTTG GATGGTTGCACACGGTATGGAGCTGTTGGCAGCTGATAATGACTATGCAGATATTATGCTGCATGAAGAGCGGCCTAACTTTGGTGGCATAAGCATAGAAGAACTGCACCGGCTAGTCTACGCTCAAGTTCTGTGTTCTCATTCTTTAACTTGGCAG ATCGCACCGACTTATCTGTCCTCGTGTCTAAACCAAGGTCTAGGTCTGCTGGAGATTCTACTCCTCAAGCAACCCATACAAGATAACCGTCTAGTGCTGAAG ACTTTGGAACTTTGTCGTTTGTATGAACTGGAGGATGTTGGTACGAACATCATGAAG attgCAGGCATTTACCATTGGAAGCATGGTAGAAAAGGAACTGGGGTTTACTGGTTTCAGCAAGCTCATGATAAAGTACGACTTGAtagaattgctcaacaattatttGAACGCATTGGGAAGTCAGTTGCAGATGATAATTTTAAG CAATGGGAAGGGTTGCTCGAGCTACTAGGTTCAGACATTGGTAGTGCAGgtggtcttgagttccttcacaG GTACCGGGATTTCAAGAGATCCCTTCAACAGGCACTAGAAGGAAGAACCGGCGAGGCTGCTCGGCAGACCGTGGAGTTTCTTATACAG CTAATGAGAAATCCTTCTACACCACAACGTTTCTGGCTGCCCCTTCTACATGACTCA GTGAAACTACTTAACTGCAAACCCCACcctttattgaatgttgccgagaCGACCTTGTTGCTCAATAAGCTACAAGAACTGTCAATGGCCAAGCTGCGTCCTGACTTCTGCAGTAATCACCTACCAATCCatgcactgagctctgtcaggttGGCCCTGGGATCAAACCTCGCCCGTGCCATTCTTGAAGAAGCTTGA